Proteins encoded together in one Vitis vinifera cultivar Pinot Noir 40024 chromosome 4, ASM3070453v1 window:
- the LOC104879072 gene encoding uncharacterized protein LOC104879072: MMGTSLLIFLFVLLQLLAILAHARTLSENSLNALRQTDNLEMPTSLSPPFPAAQEITPDSSSCNRLLMSITQIEKPPASPPPPPCTPPGPLPITTLSSPAECLHCSWFNSITTSTSPCHGKSSSSLASSSLVHEKTSDFNYHCTVAGLCNIFRNRVGFKRPSVRSPPSPIPNIPASSSPKSPPSTSLAS; this comes from the exons ATGATGGGAACTTCACTTCTCATCTTCCTCTTTGTTTTGCTTCAGCTTCTTGCTATTCTTGCTCATGCAAGGACTTTATCAG AGAATTCACTGAATGCCTTGAGACAGACTGATAATTTGGAGATGCCCACGAGTCTTTCTCCTCCATTTCCAGCAGCACAGGAGATAACTCCAGACAGTTCCTCATGCAACAGACTGCTCATGAGCATTACCCAAATCGAGAAGCCCCCAGCATCACCACCTCCACCCCCATGTACACCACCTGGGCCCCTTCCAATCACAACACTTTCTTCTCCTGCAGAGTGCTTGCACTGTAGTTGGTTCAATTCCATAACAACAAGTACTTCTCCTTGTCATGGAAAGAGTTCATCATCTCTGGCATCATCATCACTAGTACATGAAAAGACTTCTGATTTTAATTATCATTGTACAGTAGCAGGTCTGTGTAACATCTTCAGAAACAGAGTGGGTTTCAAGAGGCCGTCAGTTCGATCACCACCATCACCAATACCAAATATACCTGCATCATCATCGCCAAAATCCCCACCCAGTACGAGCTTAGCTTCATAA